DNA from Bacillota bacterium:
TCCCACTTCGCCTTCGACAACACCTGCTGGCAGTGGGAGGTAGGAGGCTGGGCGCGGGAGGAGTTTAAATCAAACCCGCAAGTTTTGCCGCTCAAGCATTACACGCCCGGCTTTTTCATGGTGAGCCGCTACGACCAGGTAGGCATCTTCTTCTACAACGAAAACGACCTGCAAATGGGCGTGCTGCCCCTGTCAGCCGGCACGCTGAGCGGCGGCCCTGGCATGTCGGCCGCGCCCCAGCAGTCCCAGCCGCCCGTGCAGCAGCCGACTGCCTCCTCTCCGGGCGGGATAAAGGTCCTGCTCAACAACCGGCCGCTCTCCTTCGACCAGCCGCCGGTAATCGTCAACGGCCGGACCATGGTCCCCTTACGCGCTATTTTCCAGGCCCTGGGGGCTGAAGTGAACTGGGACGGCGCCACGCAGACCGTAACGGCAACCAGAGGGGACACGGTGATCATCCTGGTCATCGGATCTCCCACGGCTTTTAAGGACGGTGAGACGGTGACCCTGAGCCAGCCGGCGCTGCTGCTGGGCGGCCGCACCATGGTGCCCCTGCGCTTCGTCAGTGAAGCCCTGGGGGCCGAAGTGAACTGGGACGGCGCCACGCAGACGGTAACCATTTTAGACTAAATGTTTTATGAAGGGGGAATAAAAAATGCATCAATCTTGGTTTAAGTTTCTGGCAGTTATGGTTGTCTTCACGCTTTTGACGTCCTTTGCCGGCTGCTCAGGGTCGGAACAAGCAAAACAAGAGATAAAACCTGAAAAAGTGGAACAAAAGATAAAAGAGGAGTTGGGGAAAGGGGTTCAGGAGGCTCTACGAAACCCGGAGCAGCCCCGGGATGCCCAGGGAAATGTGACTGCCCGCCACCAGTTGGGCGAAGAGTTTGCTGTCCCTTTTCGTGTGAGCAAATGGGAATCTGAAGGTAAAAAAGTTTCCACAGAATGCAAGAGCCGGGTGAAAATCAACGGATGGGAAATGAGGGATAAAGCAGGCACCAACACCCCTAAAAACGGCGCTTTCCTCCTAGTCAATATAACCATAGCGGGGGACGCTGACTTGAAGGACTTCAGCCCACAGGGTACCTTCCTGGTAGTCTCTCCAATGGTAGACACTGCTGAAGGGCCGAAGTTCTTTGTAGTGGATGCCGGGGGCAGTAAGTATGTGTATGACTTCAGGCGCGGTGTTTATTTTAACAATTCCCCTCCGCGCGATTTGGGTTCGGTTTTTGTTTTTGATCCTAATCCGAAAACCTTGAACATGGCCTTTGACGTTCCCCCTGGCATCGCCAAACCCAGATTGCGGATCGAATTTATCAAAATATCCAATCAAAAGGAAATCATCGAGGTGGATTTCGGTTCACCAGCAGGCAATAAGTAACTTAAATTAATAAGAAAAGACCGCAGAAATTGAG
Protein-coding regions in this window:
- a CDS encoding copper amine oxidase N-terminal domain-containing protein; its protein translation is SHFAFDNTCWQWEVGGWAREEFKSNPQVLPLKHYTPGFFMVSRYDQVGIFFYNENDLQMGVLPLSAGTLSGGPGMSAAPQQSQPPVQQPTASSPGGIKVLLNNRPLSFDQPPVIVNGRTMVPLRAIFQALGAEVNWDGATQTVTATRGDTVIILVIGSPTAFKDGETVTLSQPALLLGGRTMVPLRFVSEALGAEVNWDGATQTVTILD